The proteins below come from a single Mercenaria mercenaria strain notata chromosome 3, MADL_Memer_1, whole genome shotgun sequence genomic window:
- the LOC123525956 gene encoding amiloride-sensitive sodium channel subunit beta-like: MSRNKIGFETMTEEKDLNGAEGHETLYNKHLKSVLKRFTERTSMHGCGYIQTSRHLVSRLLWGFLTLLAICVLIVHLYQITDQYTNWHKKTKVSLEFNNLRFPAVTICNVNLIKNSAVSKYANKELQGLIKAVNPDSLLANIATDNFKRNNDSASNGTEIKKRRRRSVSELYNIEWTQFDKDFDSEPITANTVSEGDDERMTDQAPLSIMWDIFRFQYMKLSKTERAASGHDINDMLLECMFNGRTCNARNFTLHQTSSYGNCYTLDSERMYVQRPGPDGGLYLLLYLQVNEFIKGITNGFGAKLVIHEPGTAPLPDDGGVFVAANTETDIALKRTAITRLGWPYGKCETGAAFKEKFGVNYSVKACPVLVCHETCKAIHIYETCGCWHYMHELVSEKLNKPFNICKTTSDRKCQRRAMQSIYSKEIKCECNNPCRDAQYTVSVSGRQWPSQSYAGLLKEGVCKTIPEECSLMASFSNRQELGKNFLLLNIYYETLNFESIVEEPLIDPFTFLSSIGGALGLWIGLSMLSVCEILQLAAEMVMCIVTKLRNPIKTS, translated from the exons ATGAGTAGAAATAAAATAGGATTTGAAACAATGACTGAAGAAAAGGACTTAAATGGGGCTGAAGGCCATGAAACGCTGTATAATAAGCACTTAAAATCCGTGCTAAAGCGTTTTACTGAGAGGACGTCAATGCATGGATGTGGATATATTCAGACGTCACGACATTTGGTATCGAGGCTTCTCTGGGGCTTCCTGACATTGCTCGCGATATGTGTTTTGATTGTTCATCTTTACCAGATCACTGACCAGTATACCAACTGGCACAAGAAAACAAAAGTTTCGTTAGAATTTAATAACCTACGCTTTCCGGCTGTAACAATTTGCAACgtcaatttaataaaaaatagtgCAGTATCCAAATACGCGAATAAAGAATTGCAGGGACTGATCAAAGCCGTAAATCCAGACTCACTTTTAGCCAATATAGCAACGGATAACTTCAAAAGAAACAATGATTCAGCATCAAACGGTACAGAAATAAAGAAG AGGAGAAGACGATCAGTTTCAGAACTTTACAACATAGAATGGACGCAGTTTGACAAGGACTTCGACTCTGAACCAATAACCGCAAATACTGTCTCTGAAGGCGACGATGAACGGATGACGGACCAAGCTCCATTATCAATCATGTGGGATATATTCCGCTTCCAGTACATGAAGCTATCAAA GACTGAGAGGGCAGCTTCCGGCCATGACATAAATGATATGCTTCTTGAATGTATGTTTAATGGAAGAACGTGCAACGCCAG AAATTTTACACTACACCAGACGTCTTCATATGGTAACTGTTACACGTTAGATTCCGAAAGAATGTATGTACAAAGACCCGGACCAGACGGAG GTCTATATTTGCTCCTCTACCTACAAGTCAATGAATTCATCAAAGGAATAACAAATGGGTTTGGAGCAAAACTGGTTATTCATGAGCCCGGTACTGCACCACTTCCTGACGATGGTGGTGTTTTTGTTGCTGCAAATACGGAAACGGACATTGCACTGAAAAGG ACAGCAATTACACGTCTCGGGTGGCCGTATGGAAAGTGTGAAACCGGTGCTGCTTTCAAAGAAAAGTTTGGAGTCAATTACAGTGTGAAGGCATGTCCTGTTCTT GTATGCCATGAAACGTGCAAAGCAATTCATATCTATGAAACATGTGGTTGTTGGCACTACATGCATGAACTAGTGTCTGAAAAGTTGAACAAACCTTTCAACATCTGCAAAACGACTTCAG ACAGGAAATGTCAACGTCGGGCGATGCAAAGCATCTATAGCAAGGAAATAAAGTGTGAATGCAATAATCCATGCCG aGATGCTCAGTACACTGTGTCAGTCAGTGGGAGACAATGGCCTTCACAGTCGTATGCT GGATTACTGAAAGAAGGTGTGTGTAAAACTATTCCAGAAGAGTGTAGTCTGATGGCTTCGTTCTCTAATCGTCAAGAACTagg GAAAAACTTTCTGCTTCTAAACATTTACTACGAGACTCTGAATTTCGAATCCATCGTCGAGGAGCCTTTGATTGAT cCGTTTACATTCTTGTCAAGCATAGGAGGCGCTCTAGGTCTGTGGATTGGGTTGTCTATGCTCAGTGTTTGTGAAATTCTTCAGTTGGCAGCTGAAATGGTCATGTGTATTGTTACAAAATTGAGAAACCCAATCAAAACGTCATAG